The following proteins are co-located in the Candidatus Cloacimonadaceae bacterium genome:
- the ptsP gene encoding phosphoenolpyruvate--protein phosphotransferase → MRVLECLSINPGVFIGRAKLIRCRKYHIEKTQIVEEERESELELLLSAIDLVESDIQNYLDQYQISETDKDIIRIHQLILRDPEVLALLEHELKEKSSSAPQAVLNAFNQIVQQFRELDNDFFAQRAVDYKDVAHRLLGSLLGDTGEDYSAWEPDQIAIVQEISPSQVTNFASFNIPAYCSERGAYNSHASILTRAMNITALSAIPQLLELVEEDETLIIDALNSRLIISPDEATLNQYRELLEKYDRQQEELKGAAGQSARTLSGRRIKLMCNIELPQEIDRILELKADGIGLFRTEFLYMGKKHLPTEEEQYQIYTGIAKKMAPHPVTIRTFDLGGDKLTHLIPSPREENPYLGCRGIRFSLAHKEVFKTQIRAILRASTDSNIKVMFPMINDSEDFLKARAIVLECMKELDGKGETYDTDIDLGVMIEVPSAALCAEELAHVCDFFSIGTNDLVQYTLAVDRNNENLSSQYIQHHPAVINLIRFSINAARKNSIPVSVCGEMASIDEYVPLLIGLGINELSINPTAYFRVKNIISHCDDTLDSVIKKLPETITLPEIETLVFKTLAPYYQI, encoded by the coding sequence ATGCGCGTTCTGGAATGTCTATCGATCAATCCCGGGGTTTTCATTGGTAGGGCAAAACTGATCCGGTGCAGAAAATATCACATTGAAAAGACGCAGATCGTCGAGGAGGAACGCGAATCCGAGCTGGAATTACTCTTATCCGCCATCGATTTGGTGGAAAGCGACATCCAGAACTATCTCGATCAATATCAAATCAGCGAAACGGACAAGGACATCATCCGCATCCATCAGCTCATCCTCCGCGATCCCGAAGTGCTTGCCCTGCTTGAACATGAACTAAAGGAAAAGTCCAGCTCCGCTCCCCAGGCTGTGCTCAATGCCTTCAATCAGATCGTGCAGCAATTTCGCGAATTAGACAACGATTTCTTTGCCCAGCGCGCGGTGGACTACAAAGACGTGGCGCATCGTCTCCTGGGCAGCCTTTTGGGAGACACGGGTGAGGATTATTCAGCCTGGGAACCGGATCAGATCGCCATTGTGCAAGAAATATCTCCCAGCCAGGTGACCAATTTTGCCAGCTTCAATATTCCCGCATATTGTTCGGAACGAGGAGCTTACAATTCCCACGCCTCGATACTCACCCGCGCTATGAATATCACCGCTCTCTCCGCGATCCCCCAACTTCTTGAACTTGTCGAGGAAGATGAAACGCTGATCATCGATGCCCTCAATTCCCGCCTGATCATCTCTCCGGACGAGGCGACGCTCAATCAATACCGCGAGCTGTTGGAAAAATATGACCGACAGCAGGAAGAGCTGAAAGGCGCCGCCGGGCAGAGCGCAAGAACTCTTTCCGGGCGACGGATCAAGCTGATGTGCAATATCGAGCTGCCACAGGAGATCGATCGTATTCTTGAGCTGAAAGCAGACGGCATCGGACTCTTTCGCACCGAATTTCTCTATATGGGAAAAAAGCATCTTCCCACCGAAGAAGAGCAGTATCAGATCTACACCGGCATCGCCAAAAAAATGGCTCCACATCCTGTCACCATCCGCACATTCGATCTTGGCGGAGACAAGCTTACCCATCTGATCCCCTCACCGCGTGAGGAAAACCCTTATCTCGGTTGCCGCGGCATCCGTTTTTCGTTGGCACACAAAGAAGTCTTCAAAACCCAAATCCGTGCCATCCTGCGCGCTTCAACCGATAGCAACATCAAAGTGATGTTTCCCATGATCAATGATTCCGAGGATTTTCTCAAAGCCCGCGCAATTGTGCTGGAATGCATGAAAGAACTTGACGGCAAGGGCGAAACTTATGACACGGACATCGATCTCGGAGTGATGATCGAAGTCCCTTCCGCCGCGCTCTGTGCAGAAGAACTTGCCCACGTGTGCGATTTCTTCAGCATTGGCACCAACGACCTTGTCCAATATACCCTCGCGGTCGATCGCAACAACGAAAACCTTTCATCGCAATACATTCAGCATCATCCCGCGGTAATCAACCTTATTCGGTTTAGTATCAACGCCGCGCGCAAGAACTCGATTCCAGTATCAGTCTGCGGGGAGATGGCATCGATAGACGAATACGTCCCACTGCTCATTGGCTTGGGAATCAATGAGTTGAGCATCAATCCCACTGCTTATTTCCGGGTCAAAAACATCATTTCCCACTGTGACGACACCCTTGATAGTGTCATCAAAAAACTTCCCGAAACCATCACGCTACCGGAAATAGAAACCCTTGTCTTCAAAACACTTGCACCATATTACCAGATATAG
- a CDS encoding HPr family phosphocarrier protein, whose product MNRKTIKVTNKLGLHARPSALMVKAATKYRSEFFIEKDGMKVNGKSIMGVMMLAAECGASLNLIADGVDEEYLLEEISTLIASGFGED is encoded by the coding sequence ATGAATCGAAAAACGATTAAGGTTACGAACAAACTTGGCTTGCACGCACGCCCATCCGCCCTGATGGTCAAAGCCGCCACCAAATACCGCTCTGAATTTTTCATCGAAAAGGACGGCATGAAAGTGAACGGCAAAAGCATCATGGGCGTGATGATGCTTGCCGCGGAATGCGGCGCCTCGCTCAATCTGATCGCCGACGGCGTGGACGAGGAATATCTTTTGGAAGAGATCAGCACTCTCATCGCCAGCGGTTTCGGAGAAGATTGA
- the hprK gene encoding HPr(Ser) kinase/phosphatase: MKEITVKEFFDNKKKDLALSLITEPETLNKKLTSPNVNRPGLAIAGYLEVFSSDRIQVLGETEVRYLQSLKEEVLTVRVREMFKTDIPCVIVSKGLTLPPVIEYIANDLNIALLSSRFSTIQLIQQLTRYLQDLFALEKTIHATLVDVFGLGILLTGKSGIGKSECALDLVHRGQSLVGDDLITIRFLEDRLIGKSGRDFGHFMEIRGVGFVNIERMFGIERVRRQKDIDLQIELMPWQENMDYERMGLTNNYAEHLGVKIPIIYLPVSPGKNVSIIVEVAAMNMILKSVGYDAAEDFNQRVHEEIRKQTLQKQLDNRAGIDESKND, from the coding sequence ATGAAAGAAATTACGGTAAAAGAGTTTTTTGATAACAAAAAAAAGGATCTCGCTCTCTCGCTGATCACCGAACCGGAGACGCTGAACAAGAAACTGACCTCACCGAACGTCAATCGGCCGGGTTTGGCGATAGCCGGTTATCTTGAGGTTTTTTCCTCGGATCGCATCCAGGTGTTAGGCGAGACCGAAGTGCGCTATCTGCAAAGCCTGAAGGAAGAGGTGCTCACCGTACGCGTCCGCGAAATGTTCAAAACGGACATTCCCTGCGTGATCGTTTCCAAGGGCTTGACCCTTCCCCCCGTGATTGAATATATCGCCAACGATCTCAATATCGCGCTGCTTTCCAGCCGCTTTTCCACGATCCAGTTGATCCAACAGCTCACCCGCTATCTGCAGGATCTTTTCGCTCTGGAAAAGACCATCCACGCCACCTTGGTGGACGTTTTCGGCTTGGGAATCCTGCTCACCGGAAAGAGTGGCATCGGCAAAAGCGAATGCGCGCTCGATCTTGTCCACCGCGGACAAAGCCTCGTGGGCGACGATCTCATCACCATCCGTTTCCTCGAAGACCGGCTGATCGGCAAATCCGGACGCGATTTCGGACACTTTATGGAGATCCGCGGAGTCGGGTTCGTCAACATTGAACGCATGTTTGGCATTGAGAGAGTGCGCCGACAAAAGGATATCGATCTGCAGATCGAACTCATGCCATGGCAGGAAAACATGGATTATGAGCGTATGGGACTTACCAATAACTATGCCGAACACCTCGGCGTGAAGATTCCCATCATCTATCTTCCCGTTTCCCCCGGTAAAAACGTTTCCATTATTGTGGAAGTGGCGGCGATGAATATGATCCTTAAGAGCGTCGGTTATGACGCCGCTGAGGATTTTAACCAACGTGTCCACGAAGAGATACGAAAACAGACTCTGCAAAAGCAATTGGACAACAGAGCCGGAATCGATGAATCGAAAAACGATTAA
- a CDS encoding glucose-6-phosphate isomerase, with translation MLRFEYRNLFQNDYLDNAIPIQRVPDFYANCLQAHEEIIADRKADLLGFYELPEIDITHITDFVQNLDAGFDTMVVIGIGGSALGNKALYSALCTEAKLKKKLFVYDNVDPVLLHEILQQINLETTIFNVITKSGTTAETMAGYMILAEIVKKRFPQDFKRRIVITTDREKGFLRQVINSEGYQSFIVPDNVGGRFSVLTDVGLVSSAFVGIDISGLLKGAASMRDRCCSTDIYSNPAYLCGLMHYLYYRGGKNIAVMMPYSNALFDLADWYRQLWAESLGKRYDVRGREIMVGQTPVKALGTTDQHSQVQLYTEGPNDKIFTFITVENFTHDFIIPNLHPDREEVSYLGGKKLSTLLNAERSATEIALTKAGRPNCNLVFPQIDAFHVGEFIMLYEIMTVFTGKLLHINPLDQPGVEAGKIATYALMGKHGFARDVAEIEEYLTKFNTPS, from the coding sequence ATGCTGCGCTTTGAATATCGCAATCTGTTTCAAAACGACTATCTCGACAACGCCATCCCCATCCAGCGGGTGCCCGATTTTTATGCCAACTGCCTGCAGGCGCACGAAGAGATCATTGCCGACCGCAAGGCGGATCTCCTTGGCTTCTATGAGCTTCCGGAGATTGACATCACTCATATCACCGATTTTGTCCAAAACCTCGATGCCGGCTTTGATACAATGGTCGTCATCGGCATCGGCGGTTCGGCATTGGGCAACAAAGCGCTATATTCCGCTCTGTGCACTGAAGCGAAGCTCAAGAAGAAGCTCTTTGTCTATGACAACGTCGATCCCGTCCTACTACATGAAATCCTCCAGCAGATCAACCTCGAGACCACGATCTTCAACGTGATCACCAAAAGCGGCACCACCGCGGAAACCATGGCAGGATACATGATCCTCGCCGAGATCGTAAAAAAGCGCTTTCCGCAGGATTTCAAAAGACGCATAGTAATCACTACCGATCGTGAAAAGGGCTTTCTACGGCAGGTCATCAATTCCGAGGGATATCAGTCTTTTATAGTTCCGGACAACGTCGGCGGCAGATTTTCCGTACTCACGGATGTGGGGCTCGTCTCATCCGCTTTTGTCGGCATCGACATTTCCGGGCTTCTTAAAGGCGCCGCGTCCATGCGGGATCGCTGCTGTAGCACGGATATCTATTCCAATCCCGCATATCTATGTGGCTTGATGCATTATCTCTATTATCGCGGCGGCAAGAACATTGCGGTGATGATGCCCTATTCAAATGCGCTCTTTGATCTTGCGGATTGGTATCGTCAGCTTTGGGCGGAGAGCCTCGGCAAGCGCTATGACGTGCGCGGACGTGAGATCATGGTTGGTCAAACTCCCGTCAAGGCACTCGGCACCACCGACCAGCATTCACAGGTACAGCTTTATACTGAAGGCCCGAACGACAAGATATTCACTTTCATCACCGTGGAAAATTTCACTCACGATTTCATCATCCCAAACCTGCATCCCGACCGCGAAGAAGTGAGCTACCTCGGAGGCAAGAAACTTTCCACGTTGCTTAATGCCGAACGCAGCGCCACGGAAATTGCCCTCACGAAAGCCGGACGCCCAAATTGCAACCTCGTCTTCCCTCAAATCGACGCCTTCCACGTAGGCGAATTTATCATGCTCTATGAGATTATGACCGTCTTCACAGGCAAATTATTGCACATCAATCCCTTGGATCAACCCGGCGTCGAAGCTGGAAAGATCGCCACCTATGCCCTGATGGGCAAACATGGCTTTGCCAGAGACGTCGCGGAGATCGAGGAATATCTCACCAAGTTCAACACCCCTTCGTAG